The Pan troglodytes isolate AG18354 chromosome 1, NHGRI_mPanTro3-v2.0_pri, whole genome shotgun sequence genome includes a region encoding these proteins:
- the STK40 gene encoding serine/threonine-protein kinase 40 isoform X2, whose protein sequence is MKRRASDRGAGETSARAKALGSGISGNNAKRAGPFILALCAVGPRLGNSPVPSIVQCLARKDGTDDFYQLKILTLEERGDQGIESQEERQGKMLLHTEYSLLSLLHTQDGVVHHHGLFQDRTCEIVEDTESSRMVKKMKKRICLVLDCLCAHDFSDKTADLINLQHYVIKEKRLSERETVVIFYDVVRVVEALHQKNIVHRDLKLGNMVLNKRTHRITITNFCLGKHLVSEGDLLKDQRGSPAYISPDVLSGRPYRGKPSDMWALGVVLFTMLYGQFPFYDSIPQELFRKIKAAEYTIPEDGRVSENTVCLIRKLLVLDPQQRLAAADVLEALSAIIASWQSLSSLSGPLQVVPDIDDQMSNADSSQEAKVTEECSQYEFENYMRQQLLLAEEKSSIHDARSWVPKRQFGSAPPVRRLGHDAQPMTSLDTAILAQRYLRK, encoded by the exons CTCTCTGTGCCGTAGGTCCCCGTCTGGGCAACTCACCGGTGCCAAGCATAGTGCAGTGTTTGGCGAGGAAAGATGGCACGGATGACTTCTATCAGCTGAAG ATCCTGACCCTGGAGGAGAGGGGGGACCAAGGCATAGAGAGCCAGGAAGAGCGGCAGGGCAAGATGCTGCTGCACACCGAGTACTCACTGCTGTCTCTCCTGCACACGCAGGATGGCGTGGTGCACCACCACGGCCTCTTCCAG GACCGCACCTGTGAAATCGTTGAGGACACAGAATCCAGCCGGATGGTTAAGAAGATGAAGAAGCGCATCTGCCTCGTCCTGGACTGCCTCTGTGCTCATGACTTCAGCGACAAGACTGCTGACCTCATCAACCTGCAGCACTACGTCATCAAGGAGAAGAGGCTCAGCGAGAGGGAGACTGTGGTCATCTTCTACGACGTGGTCCGCGTGGTGGAGGCCCTGCACCAG aaaaatatcGTGCACAGAGACCTGAAGCTGGGGAACATGGTGCTCAACAAGAG GACACATCGGATAACCATCACCAACTTCTGCCTCGGGAAGCATCTGGTGAGCGAGGGGGACCTGCTGAAGGACCAGAGAGGGAGCCCTGCCTACATCAGTCCCGACGTGCTCAGCG GCCGGCCGTACCGTGGCAAGCCCAGTGACATGTGGGCCCTGGGCGTGGTGCTCTTCACCATGCTGTATGGCCAGTTCCCCTTCTACGACAGCATCCCGCAGGAGCTCTTCCGCAAGATCAAGGCTGCCGAGTATACCATCCCTGA GGATGGACGGGTTTCTGAGAACACCGTGTGTCTCATCCGGAAGCTGCTGGTCCTTGACCCCCAGCAGCGCCTGGCCGCCGCCGACGTCCTGGAGGCCCTCAGTGCCATCATTGCATCATG GCAGTCCCTGTCATCTCTGAGTGGGCCTTTGCAAGTGGTTCCTGACATTGATGACCAAATGAGCAATGCGGATAGCTCCCAGGAG GCGAAGGTGACGGAGGAGTGCTCCCAGTACGAGTTTGAGAACTACATGCGTCAGCAGCTGCTGCTGGCCGAGGAGAAGAGCTCCATCCATGACGCCCGGAGCTGGGTGCCCAAGCGGCAGTTCGGCAGCGCACCACCGGTGCGACGGCTGGGCCACGACGCACAGCCCATGACCTCCTTGGACACGGCCATCCTGGCGCAGCGCTACCTGCGGAAATAA
- the STK40 gene encoding serine/threonine-protein kinase 40 isoform X5 — protein sequence MSKLRMKRRASDRGAGETSARAKALGSGISGNNAKRAGPFILALCAVGPRLGNSPVPSIVQCLARKDGTDDFYQLKILTLEERGDQGIESQEERQGKMLLHTEYSLLSLLHTQDGVVHHHGLFQDRTCEIVEDTESSRMVKKMKKRICLVLDCLCAHDFSDKTADLINLQHYVIKEKRLSERETVVIFYDVVRVVEALHQKNIVHRDLKLGNMVLNKRTHRITITNFCLGKHLVSEGDLLKDQRGSPAYISPDVLSGRPYRGKPSDMWALGVVLFTMLYGQFPFYDSIPQELFRKIKAAEYTIPEDGRVSENTVCLIRKLLVLDPQQRLAAADVLEALSAIIASWQSLSSLSGPLQVVPDIDDQMSNADSSQEAKVTEECSQYEFENYMRQQLLLAEEKSSIHDARSWVPKRQFGSAPPVRRLGHDAQPMTSLDTAILAQRYLRK from the exons CTCTCTGTGCCGTAGGTCCCCGTCTGGGCAACTCACCGGTGCCAAGCATAGTGCAGTGTTTGGCGAGGAAAGATGGCACGGATGACTTCTATCAGCTGAAG ATCCTGACCCTGGAGGAGAGGGGGGACCAAGGCATAGAGAGCCAGGAAGAGCGGCAGGGCAAGATGCTGCTGCACACCGAGTACTCACTGCTGTCTCTCCTGCACACGCAGGATGGCGTGGTGCACCACCACGGCCTCTTCCAG GACCGCACCTGTGAAATCGTTGAGGACACAGAATCCAGCCGGATGGTTAAGAAGATGAAGAAGCGCATCTGCCTCGTCCTGGACTGCCTCTGTGCTCATGACTTCAGCGACAAGACTGCTGACCTCATCAACCTGCAGCACTACGTCATCAAGGAGAAGAGGCTCAGCGAGAGGGAGACTGTGGTCATCTTCTACGACGTGGTCCGCGTGGTGGAGGCCCTGCACCAG aaaaatatcGTGCACAGAGACCTGAAGCTGGGGAACATGGTGCTCAACAAGAG GACACATCGGATAACCATCACCAACTTCTGCCTCGGGAAGCATCTGGTGAGCGAGGGGGACCTGCTGAAGGACCAGAGAGGGAGCCCTGCCTACATCAGTCCCGACGTGCTCAGCG GCCGGCCGTACCGTGGCAAGCCCAGTGACATGTGGGCCCTGGGCGTGGTGCTCTTCACCATGCTGTATGGCCAGTTCCCCTTCTACGACAGCATCCCGCAGGAGCTCTTCCGCAAGATCAAGGCTGCCGAGTATACCATCCCTGA GGATGGACGGGTTTCTGAGAACACCGTGTGTCTCATCCGGAAGCTGCTGGTCCTTGACCCCCAGCAGCGCCTGGCCGCCGCCGACGTCCTGGAGGCCCTCAGTGCCATCATTGCATCATG GCAGTCCCTGTCATCTCTGAGTGGGCCTTTGCAAGTGGTTCCTGACATTGATGACCAAATGAGCAATGCGGATAGCTCCCAGGAG GCGAAGGTGACGGAGGAGTGCTCCCAGTACGAGTTTGAGAACTACATGCGTCAGCAGCTGCTGCTGGCCGAGGAGAAGAGCTCCATCCATGACGCCCGGAGCTGGGTGCCCAAGCGGCAGTTCGGCAGCGCACCACCGGTGCGACGGCTGGGCCACGACGCACAGCCCATGACCTCCTTGGACACGGCCATCCTGGCGCAGCGCTACCTGCGGAAATAA
- the STK40 gene encoding serine/threonine-protein kinase 40 isoform X7 gives MKRRASDRGAGETSARAKALGSGISGNNAKRAGPFILGPRLGNSPVPSIVQCLARKDGTDDFYQLKILTLEERGDQGIESQEERQGKMLLHTEYSLLSLLHTQDGVVHHHGLFQDRTCEIVEDTESSRMVKKMKKRICLVLDCLCAHDFSDKTADLINLQHYVIKEKRLSERETVVIFYDVVRVVEALHQKNIVHRDLKLGNMVLNKRTHRITITNFCLGKHLVSEGDLLKDQRGSPAYISPDVLSGRPYRGKPSDMWALGVVLFTMLYGQFPFYDSIPQELFRKIKAAEYTIPEDGRVSENTVCLIRKLLVLDPQQRLAAADVLEALSAIIASWQSLSSLSGPLQVVPDIDDQMSNADSSQEAKVTEECSQYEFENYMRQQLLLAEEKSSIHDARSWVPKRQFGSAPPVRRLGHDAQPMTSLDTAILAQRYLRK, from the exons GTCCCCGTCTGGGCAACTCACCGGTGCCAAGCATAGTGCAGTGTTTGGCGAGGAAAGATGGCACGGATGACTTCTATCAGCTGAAG ATCCTGACCCTGGAGGAGAGGGGGGACCAAGGCATAGAGAGCCAGGAAGAGCGGCAGGGCAAGATGCTGCTGCACACCGAGTACTCACTGCTGTCTCTCCTGCACACGCAGGATGGCGTGGTGCACCACCACGGCCTCTTCCAG GACCGCACCTGTGAAATCGTTGAGGACACAGAATCCAGCCGGATGGTTAAGAAGATGAAGAAGCGCATCTGCCTCGTCCTGGACTGCCTCTGTGCTCATGACTTCAGCGACAAGACTGCTGACCTCATCAACCTGCAGCACTACGTCATCAAGGAGAAGAGGCTCAGCGAGAGGGAGACTGTGGTCATCTTCTACGACGTGGTCCGCGTGGTGGAGGCCCTGCACCAG aaaaatatcGTGCACAGAGACCTGAAGCTGGGGAACATGGTGCTCAACAAGAG GACACATCGGATAACCATCACCAACTTCTGCCTCGGGAAGCATCTGGTGAGCGAGGGGGACCTGCTGAAGGACCAGAGAGGGAGCCCTGCCTACATCAGTCCCGACGTGCTCAGCG GCCGGCCGTACCGTGGCAAGCCCAGTGACATGTGGGCCCTGGGCGTGGTGCTCTTCACCATGCTGTATGGCCAGTTCCCCTTCTACGACAGCATCCCGCAGGAGCTCTTCCGCAAGATCAAGGCTGCCGAGTATACCATCCCTGA GGATGGACGGGTTTCTGAGAACACCGTGTGTCTCATCCGGAAGCTGCTGGTCCTTGACCCCCAGCAGCGCCTGGCCGCCGCCGACGTCCTGGAGGCCCTCAGTGCCATCATTGCATCATG GCAGTCCCTGTCATCTCTGAGTGGGCCTTTGCAAGTGGTTCCTGACATTGATGACCAAATGAGCAATGCGGATAGCTCCCAGGAG GCGAAGGTGACGGAGGAGTGCTCCCAGTACGAGTTTGAGAACTACATGCGTCAGCAGCTGCTGCTGGCCGAGGAGAAGAGCTCCATCCATGACGCCCGGAGCTGGGTGCCCAAGCGGCAGTTCGGCAGCGCACCACCGGTGCGACGGCTGGGCCACGACGCACAGCCCATGACCTCCTTGGACACGGCCATCCTGGCGCAGCGCTACCTGCGGAAATAA
- the STK40 gene encoding serine/threonine-protein kinase 40 isoform X6: protein MSKLRMKRRASDRGAGETSARAKALGSGISGNNAKRAGPFILGPRLGNSPVPSIVQCLARKDGTDDFYQLKILTLEERGDQGIESQEERQGKMLLHTEYSLLSLLHTQDGVVHHHGLFQDRTCEIVEDTESSRMVKKMKKRICLVLDCLCAHDFSDKTADLINLQHYVIKEKRLSERETVVIFYDVVRVVEALHQKNIVHRDLKLGNMVLNKRTHRITITNFCLGKHLVSEGDLLKDQRGSPAYISPDVLSGRPYRGKPSDMWALGVVLFTMLYGQFPFYDSIPQELFRKIKAAEYTIPEDGRVSENTVCLIRKLLVLDPQQRLAAADVLEALSAIIASWQSLSSLSGPLQVVPDIDDQMSNADSSQEAKVTEECSQYEFENYMRQQLLLAEEKSSIHDARSWVPKRQFGSAPPVRRLGHDAQPMTSLDTAILAQRYLRK from the exons GTCCCCGTCTGGGCAACTCACCGGTGCCAAGCATAGTGCAGTGTTTGGCGAGGAAAGATGGCACGGATGACTTCTATCAGCTGAAG ATCCTGACCCTGGAGGAGAGGGGGGACCAAGGCATAGAGAGCCAGGAAGAGCGGCAGGGCAAGATGCTGCTGCACACCGAGTACTCACTGCTGTCTCTCCTGCACACGCAGGATGGCGTGGTGCACCACCACGGCCTCTTCCAG GACCGCACCTGTGAAATCGTTGAGGACACAGAATCCAGCCGGATGGTTAAGAAGATGAAGAAGCGCATCTGCCTCGTCCTGGACTGCCTCTGTGCTCATGACTTCAGCGACAAGACTGCTGACCTCATCAACCTGCAGCACTACGTCATCAAGGAGAAGAGGCTCAGCGAGAGGGAGACTGTGGTCATCTTCTACGACGTGGTCCGCGTGGTGGAGGCCCTGCACCAG aaaaatatcGTGCACAGAGACCTGAAGCTGGGGAACATGGTGCTCAACAAGAG GACACATCGGATAACCATCACCAACTTCTGCCTCGGGAAGCATCTGGTGAGCGAGGGGGACCTGCTGAAGGACCAGAGAGGGAGCCCTGCCTACATCAGTCCCGACGTGCTCAGCG GCCGGCCGTACCGTGGCAAGCCCAGTGACATGTGGGCCCTGGGCGTGGTGCTCTTCACCATGCTGTATGGCCAGTTCCCCTTCTACGACAGCATCCCGCAGGAGCTCTTCCGCAAGATCAAGGCTGCCGAGTATACCATCCCTGA GGATGGACGGGTTTCTGAGAACACCGTGTGTCTCATCCGGAAGCTGCTGGTCCTTGACCCCCAGCAGCGCCTGGCCGCCGCCGACGTCCTGGAGGCCCTCAGTGCCATCATTGCATCATG GCAGTCCCTGTCATCTCTGAGTGGGCCTTTGCAAGTGGTTCCTGACATTGATGACCAAATGAGCAATGCGGATAGCTCCCAGGAG GCGAAGGTGACGGAGGAGTGCTCCCAGTACGAGTTTGAGAACTACATGCGTCAGCAGCTGCTGCTGGCCGAGGAGAAGAGCTCCATCCATGACGCCCGGAGCTGGGTGCCCAAGCGGCAGTTCGGCAGCGCACCACCGGTGCGACGGCTGGGCCACGACGCACAGCCCATGACCTCCTTGGACACGGCCATCCTGGCGCAGCGCTACCTGCGGAAATAA
- the EVA1B gene encoding protein eva-1 homolog B has protein sequence MDAPRRDMELLSNSLAAYAHIRANPESFGLYFVLGVCFGLLLTLCLLVISISWAPRPRPRGPAQRRDPRSSTLEPEDDDEDEEDTVTRLGPDDTLPGPELSAEPDGPLSVNVFTSAEELERAQRLEERERILREIWRTGQPDLLGTGTLGPSPTATGAGTLSRMHYY, from the exons ATGGATGCCCCGCGAAGGGACATGGAGTTGCTCAGCAACAGCCTGGCTGCCTACGCGCACATCCGCG CCAACCCCGAGAGCTTCGGCCTCTACTTCGTGCTGGGCGTCTGCTTCGGCCTGCTGCTCACCCTCTGCCTGCTCGTCATCAGCATCTCGTGGGCGCCCCGCCCGCGGCCCCGGGGCCCGGCTCAGCGCCGGGACCCCCGCAGCAGCACCCTGGAGCCCGAGGACGACGACGAGGACGAGGAGGACACGGTGACTCGGCTGGGCCCCGACGACACGCTGCCGGGCCCCGAGCTGTCCGCAGAGCCGGACGGGCCCCTCAGCGTCAACGTCTTCACGTCGGCGGAGGAGCTAGAGCGGGCGCAGCGGCTGGAGGAGCGCGAACGGATCCTGCGGGAGATCTGGCGCACCGGACAGCCGGACCTGCTGGGCACAGGCACGCTGGGGCCCAGCCCCACGGCCACGGGCGCGGGCACCCTGAGCCGCATGCACTATTACTGA